CGCTAGTGATGTGGATATAGGCGATGAGTTTATAGGTTTTTGTGCTTTGGTACTGCGAAGTAGCTTTGTTTACCTAGCGTTTTTTGCTCTTTGTGAGGATAAAAGAAATAAAGGTTATGGCGCAAGAATTCTAAAATATCTACAAAAAAAATACCAAAAGCCGGTAGTCTTAGAGGCTGAAAAACCCTATATCGGTGCTAATGATTTAGCTCTTAGAGTGCGTAGGGCTGGCTTTTATACTCGCACGGGCTTTGTTAGAGCAGGGTATAGTATAGCGTATTTTGATGAGATTTATGATATTTATTGCACTGAGTTTGATGATGGAATTTTGGCTGATTATAAGGCGATGTATGAGGACTTTGCTAGGCAAAAATCAGCTAACTTTGAGCTAAAAAAAAGATGACTAGCTAAAAGGAAATACATTGAAGCCGCAGTATCATTTTTACAATAACACAAAGTTTGCTTTGCAGGGCTTTTTGGCTATGTGGCGCAGTGAAAAAAGCTTTAGAATAGAGCTTTTTATTTGCTTGCCACTTATTGTTATCTCGCTTTTTGTGCCTTGTTCTTTGATAGAGCATATTTTGCTAATTGCTAGCATGATTTTTATATTTTTTGCTGAGGCGATGAACTCTGGGATTGAAGCGGTTGTGGATTTAGTAAGCCCTGAGTATCACGAATTAGCCGGCAAGGCAAAGGACTGCGCTAGTGCTGGGGTGTTTTGCGCTATTACTATTGCTGTGCTTTGCTGGGTTTTAGTGCTAGCAAAGGCCTTAGGAATTCTAGAATTCCCTAACCTTTAATCAGTGCTTAAACAAAAATACGTATAATTTCACGCAATTTTGTATGAAATAAGGAAAATTTGTGACTTTTAGCAAGGACGAAATCTACACCGCAACGCAAGTGGTGCGTAATTTCAGCGAAGTTCTTAGCAAGGTAAGCACTGGCGAAAATAATAGAGCCTTTATCGTAAAAAACAATAAATTCGAAGCTGTAATGCTAAGTATGAGCGAGTATGAAAGGCTAAATAAAGCCGAAGAACTACTAAAAAAAATCTACGAACAGCGCAAAAAAGAAGAGGTATAAATGGCAAGTAGAGAAATAAGCTATAATGGCATTAAATATAATATCAGCTATGAGATTGTAGGGCGTGGAGAGGAGATACTTTTTCTTCACGGCTGGGGTGCAAAAAAAGAAGTGATGAAAAAGGCTTTTGGCTCTTATTTTGATGATTTTCGCCAGATTTATGTAGATTTGCCTGGCTTTGGTGCTAGTAGTATTGAAAAAGCCCTTGTTACAGAGCAATACGCAGGCATCATCCGTGAGTTTTTAGCCAGTATCGGCTCTCATCCGCTTTGTGCGGTGGGGCATAGCTTTGGCGGTAAGGTCGCTTCTTTGCTAGCGCCAAGAGTGCTAGTTTTGCTAAGCTCAGCTGGAATTCCTATCAAAAAGAAATTTAGCACTAGGGTTAAGATTCGCTTATTTAAGATGTTTAAGGCTATGGGCTTTGGCTTTTTGTGGAGAATATTTGCTAGCAAGGATGTAGCTGGCATGAGCGCTACTATGTATGAGACGCTAAAAAATGTAGTAAATGAAGATTTTACTAGCGTTTTTGCTAATTGTCCATCTAGAATTCTCATCTTTTGGGGCGCAGAAGATAGCACTACACCACTAAGCTGTGGCAAAAAAATCTCAGAAATAGCTAGAAACTGCGTGAGATTTGAGCCACTTAGTGGGGATCATTTCTTTTTTCTCACGCACGGAGAGAGCATAGCAGCAAATACAGCTGCCCTAATAGCACAAATGCAAGATGGCATAGCTCAGGGCAAGAGCGAAGAAGAAATAGATAAAGAATTAAATATGAAAGGTGAGCTATGATAGGTTTTTCTGCCTGGATTTTTACTGTTACTTTGGGGTTTTATACGATTTGTTCGTTGCAGTGGTATAGCTACCGAGTAGAGCGTGCTTTGTTTCACTGCGCAAAGCCAAAGTGGCATTTATACTTTGCGCTTGCGCCTTTTGTGCTTTTTGTACTAGTGCTTGCGCTGCTACCAAAGCTCTCACTCATCATCGCTATTGCTTACGCAGGGCTTATTGTTTACTGGCAATTTAAAATGGCTACAAAGCTTGTAATGACTGATAGAACTACTAGGTATTTTTTGCTTTTAGCTTTTGTTTCTATTCTTTGTCTTTTTGGTGGGGGCAAAAAATGGTATTTGCTAGCTCCTGCTATCATTATAGCAGTGGTGCTTAGCGTGTATATTTCAGCCTTTATAGAAAAAAAACTAGGCAAAAAATATATACAAAAAGCAAAAGAAAAACTTGGCGCCATGCCAAATCTAAAAATCGTGCTAATCACCGCAAGCTATGGCAAAACTAGCATCAAAAACTATCTAAAAACTCTACTAGATGAAAGCTATAAAACCTACGCTTCGCCTCGTTCTGTAAATACTCTCATGGGACTAGCAGCAGATATAAACGATAATCTTGCTGATAACACCCAAATCTACATCGCAGAAGCTGGCGCAAGAGTAAAAGGCGATATAGCTGAAATAACTAAGTTTTTAAATCCGCATTGTGTGATTATCGGTCAAATCGGCGATGCGCATATAGAATATTTTAAAAGCATAGACGCTGTTCGTGCTACAAAGCTAGAAGCCTTACAAAGCGCGCGCCTGGAGCATATAGTGGCTCACTCTAGCACAGGACTAAGCGATGATGAAAAATGCGTGATTTATGATAAAAATGTAAAAAATGTAAAAGCTAGCTTGGATGCGCTTAGCTTTGAGCTAAAAATCGGTAAGGATAACTTTGGCTTTGAGATACCAAGGCTGCTAGGCGAGTTTAATGCTGCAAATGTCGCAGCAGCTGCTCTCATGGCTAGTTATCTTGGTCTAAATGCTACGCAAATAGATGCTAGATCAAAGCATATCAAAAACGCAGAACACCGTCTAAACCGCATGGATAATGGTGGTAAAATCATCATTGATGATGGCTTTAATGGTAATTTTGAAGGCATGAGTGCTAGCTATAAGCTATGCGCTACTTATAATGGCTCAAAAGTGCTAGTAACCCCTGGTATAATAGAGGGACAAAAAGGCATAAATGCTAAGCTAGCAAAGGTGGCTGATGGTATATTTGAGACTGTGATAATCACAAGTACGCTAAACGCAGCTGAGCTAAAAAGCGAGCTAAAACACGCAAAAGTAGTAGAGCTAAAACATAAAAGCGAGCTAGTAGCAGCTTTAGCAGAGCATACAAAAGCAGGTGATCTAGTGCTATTTAGCAATGACGCCCCGCAGCATATCTAATAGTGAATATAGCGTTACTTTGATGGCAGCTTTAAAAATAGCTTTATAAGCTTTTTGCGCTACAAAAATAAGTAGAAGTTTTACGCAAAATTCACTATAATGCGCTTTTTGTAAAAGGATGAGAGTGAATATAGAACTTAGTATTATCGTGCCTTGCTACAATGAAAGCGAGGTTGTAGAAAAATTTTTTTCTGCTATGGTAGGAAATAATGGTATCTTAAATAATCTTGGGCTTAACTGCGAGCTGGTTTTTATAAATGATGGTAGCAAAGATAATACTTTAGAGCTATTAAAAGCCCAAAAAGAAATTTATAGTAATAAATCTAATCTAGATATAAAAATAGTAAATTTATCAAGAAATTTTGGTAAAGAGGCTGCTATGAGTGCTGGATTTAGCGTGGCTAGCGGTGAGGCGATAGTGCCTATGGATGCTGATTTACAAGACCCACCTGAGCTTATAGCTAAGTTTGTAGAGCTTTGGAGGCAAGGCTATGATGTGGTTTTAGCTAAGCGAAATGATAGGCAAGAAGATAGTTTTGCTAAAAGATTTAGTTCAAGTCTATTTTATAAACTTAATAATAAAATATCTGATGTAAAACTCCCTGATAATGTAGGCGATTTTCGCCTTTTTACTCGTAAGGTGCTAAATGCTATAAACTCACTGCCCGAAAATCAGCGTTTTATGAAAGGCATTTTTGCTTGGGTTGGTTTTAGAAGCATTACGATCGAATACAAAAGACCTCAAAGGATTGCTGGTAGTTCTAAGTTTAATGGCTGGAAGCTGTGGAATTTTGCTTTGCAAGGTATTACTGGCTTTGGGACATTGCCTTTGCGTATTTGGACTTATATAGGTTTTATCGTTTCATTTTTAGCTTTTATTTATGCTAGTTTTTTGATATTACGCACTTTGATTATGGGTATAGATTTGCCTGGCTATGCTTCACTTGTGGTTATTATATTGTTTTTAGGCGGGCTTCAGCTTATAGGCGTAGGAATTCTAGGTGAATATGTGGGGCGGATATATATGGAAAGCAAACACAGACCGCCTTTTATAATAGATGAAATTTATTAAATCTCAGAGCTTTTTGTATCTAATAGTTGGTGGGGCTACTACGGCTGTAAATTTTATAGTTTATAGCTTTTTGGTTTATTTTGATATCACCGGAGTGTTAGTAGCTAACGCTATTGCTTGGTTTTTAGCGGTGCTTTTTGCTTTTTTTACAAATAAGCATTTCGTCTTTTATTTTCATAGCTATAATAGTTTTTTTAAAGAGTTTTATCTTTTTGTTTTAGCTAGGGGGCTAAGTGGAGTTTTTGAGATATTTGTGCCTAGTGGGCTTATTTATCTAGGGCTTGATGCTAGACTTTTTGATATAGAGGGCTTTTGGGCGAAGTTTATAGTGAGTGTATTTGTCGTGGTGGCAAATTATTTTTTTTCTAAGTTTTTTATTTTTAAATAAAGGTTTTTTATGAGAGAAATAAATATTTTTTTGCTTTTTAGCTTATTTTTAAGTTTAACTATTTTTGGTCTTATTTATGGCTACGATATACTTAATCCCACTTATGATGCATGGATATTTAAAGACGGATATCATGATATTATTCAGCATTACATGGGCTGGCTTTTTTATAGACAAAGTCCTTGGCATTTTCCTATTGGCTTGATTGATAATTTGGCTTATCCTTATCAATTTTCTGTGATTTATACTGATAGCATTCCTATTTTAGCTGTATTTTTTAAATCTATTTCTTTTTTGTTACCAGATACTTTTCAATATTTTGGCTTATGGGGCATAGTCTGTCTTTTTTTAAGTAGTTTTTTTTCATCACTTATAATATTTAAATTAACAAAAAATATTTATTATTCTTTACTTTGTTCTTTATTTTTTATTTTAGCACCTGTTATGCACATGAGAATGTTTGGCCATCATGCTCTAAGTTCTCATTGGATACTACTTGCTGGTCTTTATATATGCGTGATAAAAAACGAACTTACTAGGTGGCAATTTAGAGTTTCTTGGTGTGTTCTTTTTGGGATTTCAATATGTGTGCATGCATATTTTGTGCCTATGTTAGGATTTTTGCTTTTAGGTTGTGTTATATCTAATTTTTTAAAAGATAAAAAATTATCTTTTTTACTTGATTTGATTTTGCCTATATTAAGTGTATTATTTATCATGTGGATTTTAGGAGCTTTTAGTTTTGGTGGTAGCAAATCAGCTGGTGGCTTTGGGTATTATAGTGCAAATTTAAATACTCTTTTTTATTCAGCCCCTATTAGTATTTTTGCACCAAATATTCCAAATGGACTTATCTCGTATATTTTTAATCTTAGTATAATGCCTGGACAATATGAAGGGTATGGATATCTTGGGCTTGGAATACTTGTCCTTAGTGGTATTTGTTTGTTGTTATTATTTAAAAATATAAAAAACATAAAAATAAAAATAGATTATTTAATTATCATTTTTATCTTACTATTATCCTTTTTTTATGCCCTTAGTAATAATATTTATTTCAATGAAACAAAACTGCTCTCTATCGTACTCAATCCTAGTTTGGAGCAATTTTTTTCTACTTTTAGGGCTAGTGGCAGATTTATTTGGTTGCTTGATTATTCTTTGCTTATTATTATTTTTTATTTTATTTATAAAAATTTTAAGAAATCGGTTTTGGTTTTAGTTTTTGCATGTTTATGCTTACAATGCTATGATTTAAAAGATTATTTTATTCGTTTTAAAAAAGAGTCAAATATGATATATCAAAATGACTTTTTATCAAAACTGCCAAAAGGCAAAAATATTGTTATTTGTGATTCTCCATTTTTAAGCAATATTGATGAAATGTTCGATTATTCTAAGAATATTTTTAATTTAGCTTATTATGCTTATAGAAATTCTACCTCAATAAATGATTTTTATATAGCTAGAAAAAATGAGAAAAAAATTTTAGAATATAAGATCTTGATTCAATCAGAGCTTAATATGGGTAAGTTAAGAGATGATGCGATTTACGTGTTCACAACAGATTACTACAAAAATTATGATAGTGTGCTAGATTTTAAAAATATTAACGGATATATGTTTGGATGGAAAAAATAGATTTATATCAGAGTATAATTTTGCTAGGAATTCTAGAATTCCTAGACTTTTTTGGGGTTAGAGGGTATTTTTACCTTAGGAATTCTAAATTTTTGGCAAGAATTCTAGATTTTTGGTAAGAATTCTAGATTTTTGCTAGGAATTCTAGAATTCCTACCAAAGTATGCGGCCAAGGCGGAGCATATTTGAGCCGCATTTTAGCGCAATACGCCAGTCATCACTCATACCCATTGAGCAGATTTTTGCGCCGTGCTTTTGTAGGCTCTCAAAGACCTTATAGGTATCCTCAAAGCTCTTTGCTATCACGCTTTCATCGCTATTATTAGCACCTATGCTCATCACGCCAACAGGCTTTAAATGCTTGCAACGCTCGCAAATCTCATGGTAAATATCCACCGCCTCATTTAAGCTTGCGCCTTGTTTGCTACTTTCATTTGCGCTGTTGATTTGGATTAGGCAAGGCAGCTCGTAGCTAAGGCGTTTTTCTACGCTTAGTGCAGCATCCACACTCTCGCAGCTTTGCCATAAAGCAGGGCGCAGGGCTAAAAGTGCGTTTATTTTATTACTTTGAAGCCTGCCGATAAAATGCCAGCGAAGTCTGCTGTAATCAGCACTTATCCCAACTAAGCCCTCTATTTTTCGCTCTAATTCTTGAACTCTATTTTCGCCAAAATCCAGCTGTCCAAAGCTAGCTAGTCCTTTTACATCGTGAGTATCTACGCTCTTGCTAACTGCTACTAGCTTTGCGCTCCCTACTTGCTCTAAAAGAGCCTCAAACTGAGCCTTATTCATATCCACCTGCTAGTCTGTAAATGTCATTTGCGATAGTAAAAGCCATGAGAGAAAAAAGCAGCGCCATACTACCATAGCTTAGCACTACAAAGACCCTTTCTCCAACAGGCCTTCTAAAAATCATCTCATAGAGATTAAAAACAATATGCCCACCATCAAGCACAGGCAAAGGCAAAAGATTTAAAATCCCAAGATTTACCGAAATTAAAGCTGTAATGATAAACAAGGTGCTAAGGCTAATCGCAGCTGCTTTTGTCGTGATATCAGCCATAGCGACAATGCCTCCAAGCTGATTTATCGGCACCACGCCAAGCACGAGCTTTTCTAAGCTTTGATAGATAAGCTTGCTAGCCTTTATAGTCTCATCAAGGGCAAAATTAACAAGCTCAAACCCACTAAAATATAAGGTTACTAGCTCACCACTTGCGCCTATTCCTAGCATAGGGGTTAGCACGCTCTCGCCAAAAATATTTTTGCTCTCCATGATTTTTGGTGTTAGATTAAGGCTTAGTTTTTGCCCATCACGCAGTATTTCTACGCTCATAGGCTCGGTTTTTAAAAGCGGCTTTATCTCATCCCAGTGCGTGATAGCGGTGCCATTTATCGCAGTGATTTTATCGCCTTTTTGTAGAATATTAATAGCAGGCGAGTTTGGCACGATTTGTCCTATATTTGGCGCTAGTTTTTCTATGCCTAGCACGCCCACAGCGATATAGAGCAAAAATGCTAAAATTATATTAAAAGCAGGCCCAGCAAAAAGCACAGCAATTCGCCCAAGCGGGCTAAGCGTGTTATAGCTATCTTTATCGTAGTTTTTTAGCTCAGGGCGAGCGTCATCTTGGCCTTTTAGCTGGACATATCCGCCTAGCCAGATTGCGCTTATGCGGTATTTTGTGCTGCCAAACTGACGCTCAAAGACAGGTGCGCCAAAGCCCACGCTAAATACATTTACCGCTACACCAAGCAGTTTTGCGACGATAAAATGCCCAAGCTCGTGAAAAAATATAAGAAAAGAAAGGGCTAAAATCGTAGCAGCAAAATACGCCCCCCAGTAATAAAAACTAGCTATTAGCACAAGCGCAAAAAGCAGAGATTGAAGTTTTGATGACATATTTATCCTTTGATAATTCAAGGAATTCTAGAATTCCATATTTAAAAATTCCTGTGATTTTGCCAAAATTTAGATAACAAATAGTAAAATGCGGCTTTAATTTTACAAAAAAGGCTTGAAAATGTATGTAGCCCCTAGCTTGCTCTCGGCTGATTTTGGCAGGTTAAATGATGAAATAGCTGCTGTTTGTGAGGCTGGTGCGGATCTTTTGCACTTAGATATTATGGATGGGCATTTTGTGCCAAATCTTACTTTTGGAGCACCTGTAATGAATGCTATCAAAAAAGCTGCCAAAGTCCCACTAGATATTCATCTTATGGTAGAAAATGTTGATTTTTTTGTTGATTATTTTTTGGATTTTAAGCCAAAGTTTCTTAGCTTTCATATCGAGCGTGCCACGCATCCATTGCGCCTAATTGAGCATATAAGAAAAGCAGGAGTAAGCCCAGCTGTGGTGCTAAATCCGCACACTAGCCTAAACACGCTAGAATACATTTTAAGCGAGATTGATATGGTGCTTTTGATGAGTGTAAATCCTGGTTTTGGCGGACAGAGCTTCATCCAAAGCAGCCTAGCAAAAATCGCTGCCTTGCGAGCGATGATAGATGAGAGTGGGGCAAAGTGCCTAATAGAAGTAGATGGCGGAGTAAGCGGACAAAATATAGCCGAGCTTGATATAGCAGGCGTAGATATCGCTGTGGCAGGCTCTTTTGTCTTTGGCTCAAACGACTACGCAGCAGCCATAAAAGCGCTAAAAGTATAAAAATCTAGAATTCCTAGCTTAGGAATTCTGGATTTTGGTAAAATTTACTTGGGAATTTTACTTAGGAATTCTAGATTTGAAACTGCTAAATATAAAGAACAAAAATTGATAAAATTAAGAAAAAAACAAAAAGTAGATAAATTCGCTAATTTCATTGATATTTTAAAAAAAGCTCCGCTTAGTCGTGATGCGTTTGTGCAGATTGCTGGCAGGGCTCTTGGCGAGTATGGCTTTGATGTGAGTGAAATAGAAAACTTTTTTGCGCTTGGACTTGAGCTTTTTGAGCGTGAGGGGCATGTGGGACTAGCTACAGCAGAGCGGCTTTTAGGCGAGCAGGAGTTTTGTGTAGTTGATATCGAGACCACAGGCTCAGTGCGCAGCGGTCAAATCATAGAAATCGGCGCAATAAAGCTAAAAGGCGGCGAGAAAATAGGGCATTTTTCTACGCTAGTTTTTGCCCCGCAAGTCCCACCTGTCATCACAGAACTAACTGGCATAACTAGCGCAATGCTAGTTGGCGCACCTAGTCTTGCTCATGCTTTAAGTGAGTTTAGGCGCTTTTTGGGTCAGGCGGTTTTTGTAGCGCATAATGTAAGCTTTGATTTTGGCTTTATTAGTACTTCGCTAGTTTCTTTAGGACAGCCGCCGCTTTTTAACCGCAGGCTTTGTACTGTTGAGCTTGCTAGGCGCACGATTGAGAGTGAGCGTTACGGCCTAGATGTGCTAAAAGAGCTGCTAGGTATCAAAAACACACACCACAGAGCTTATAGCGATGCTATATCGGCTGGGCAGATTTTATTACATGGATTTAAAAAACTGCCTGATTGGGTTCACACGCCAGAGGATCTCATTACTTTTAGCAAGACAGCGCCTAGCTTACAGCTTGAGCGTGAAGAGATTAGGGAGTATGTTGAGTTTTAAGGGAGCATTATGGATAATATTTTTTGGATAATTGTAGGCATTGCTTTTGTTACTACTTCGGCTTTTGGGGCGATTTTGCTTAGTTTTTTAGCACTTAGTAGCAAGGAAAAAAGGCTTTGCAAGGAAAAAGAGTTTTTTGAGCATCAAAATATCGCTTTAAAAGTAGAGCTAGAGCATGAAAGAAGCGTGTCTGCTAGCGCAGAAGAAAGACACAAAAAAGAACTTAGCGAGCTAAACGAGCGTTTAGAAAAACACTTTAAAAGCACGGTAGAGACAGCAAAAGCAGAGCTTTTAAACATAAATAATGAAAAAATCGCAAAAAGCTCAAACGAGCTTGTAAGCAAAGCACTAGAGGGGCAAATAAAGCCTTTGCGTGATGAAATAGCAAAGTATATGAGCGAAAATCTAAAGCTTACTACGAGCTTTAGAGAAAACTTTGATGGTTTGCGTGCCATGAGTAGTGAGCTTAGCAAGCAAGCAAACGAGCTAGCCACGGCACTAAAAGGAAATAAAAAAATCGCAGGAAATTGGGGTGAGTCTCAGCTAGATCTGGTGCTAGAAAACAGCGGCCTAGTGCTAAATCAAAACTATCAAAAACAAGTGCTATTTGATGATAGCGAGGGGAATAGACGCTACCTTGATGCGGTGGTGGACTTTGGCAATGGTAAAAAAGTAGTAATTGATGCTAAATGCTCACTAGTTCACTATCTAGAATTTGCTAACGCAAGCGATGATGAGAGCGCAAAATCGGCTCAAAAAGAGCTGGTAAAAGATCTGCGCTCGCACATTGATAATCTTAGCTCAAAAGATTATCAAAAATATAATCAGGCTTATGAGTATGTATTTATGTTTATCCCAAATGAAAATATGCTTTATGCAGGGCTTGGCGGCGATGAAAAACTATATCAATATGCCTATGAAAAAGGTATATTTTTAACCACGCCACTAACCTTGCTTATGGCACTTCGCACCGTCTATATGTGCTGGCAAAATCTAAAAATAGATGCAAATACCAAAAAAATCTTTGAAGCAGCTGGCGGGATATATGACAAGCTCTTTACTTTTATAAACAAATTTGAGACTATAGGGCGTGATATAGCAGGTATTTCTAAGCATTTTGACGAGGCAAAATCTGTGCTAAATGAGGGAAAAGGAAACCTTAGTAAAAGAGTAAATGATCTAAAATTCCTTGGCGCAAAGACTACAAAAGAGCTAGATACTACTAAGTTTGATGATGAAGATGAGATAGTTTTAGGCGATAATGTAGAAAGAGCAGAGCTTTTAGCGCAAAACTCTAAGGAAAATTCTAAGGAAAATAATGAGCAAAATAATGCGTAAAAAAATATGTATTTTAAATACAGGCGGCACTATTTTAGCCAAGGGCTGTGAAAACAGCTGTGAAAACGACGATAAAAACGGCGATGAAAACGGCTATGAGGCTGGTGGGCTTGGATTTTTAGATGTTTTTGGCTCTATTTTAGAACAGTTTAAGCCTGATGCTAAAAAGAGCAAAAAAGATCATTTTGTTTTTGCTGATTTTAGCTTGGATATTATTACGCCTTTTAGCATAGGCTCACAAGATATGGATAATGCGCATTTACTTCGTCTTGGCAAAGAGGCGATAAAAGCTAGCAAAAAGTATGATTTTATCATCATCACTCACGGTAGCGACACGCTTGAAGAGAGTGCTTTTTTTCTAAGCCTTTTAAAAGAGATTAAAATAGGCGTGATTTTAACAGCTTCGATGTATCCGCCAAATGATAAAAACTACGATGGAGCAGCTAATCTAGAATTCGCTTTAAAATCTGCTTTAAAAAGTGACATAAAAAGCGTGAGAGTAGCGATGAATGGCGAGCTTTTAGAGCCTAAAAAGCTAATAAAGTTTAAAAGCTGGGGCAAGGATGCATTTTGCCAAAGTTTGGCTTTTGATATAGGAATTCTAGATTTTAAGCCCTTTTCTTTGCCAAAAGCCTTGCCAAAAGTAGCTGTGATATATGCTGATGGGCAGTTTTATCCTAGTCTTTATGATCTAAAAAGCCTTAAAGGCGTGGTGCTTGCTGGCATGGGTTCAGGAACTCTACCAAAAAATGCAATAAAGTTTTTTTCTAAGCTTAAAATCCCAGTAGTTCGTAGCTCTAGGGTGGCTATGTCAAAAATCACTTCAAAAGAAGTAAATGACAAAAAATATGGCTTTATAAACGCAAATCATCTAAGCCCAGCTAAGGCAAAAGTTTTGCTAATGCTAGCTCTAAGCAAAAAATCTAAAGATATAGCAAAATATTTTGAGAATTTTTAAAAATAAATTTTAGTTTTAAAGCTTTATTTATGCTAAATTTCGCTAAAATGCGCAGATTTTTAAAATTTGAAGGCAAACAATGACACAAGAAGAACTAGATGCACTGATGGCAGAAGCTGATAATATAGCAGAGGCTGATGATATGCCAGAAGCTGATGGTGCTACTATGGATGCGCCTGAGCAAAAAAAGCCAGCTTTTAGTGCTAGTGAAGAACTAGATGAAGATGGCTTTCCAAAAGACTATAGAGTAGATGCACAAAAGCAATGGCCACCACCGCCACCATCAGCTGATCACAAAATGGTTCAGCAGCTTGACGATGTAACCCGTGATAGCGAAGAAAAAGCCACTCAAGTACTTGACATGCTTGATTCTATTAACAACTTGCTAATGGATGGTGAGGAAGAAGCTACTGGTATCAAAGATGTGCTAAACTCAAATATAGAAATATTTGAAAAACTTAGCGCAAAGTTTTCTCATATCCCAAGTTTTGCCGAGCAAAAAGATAAATGCCAAAGTGCCTTAGAAGCATTAGAGAGCATAGAAACAAAGCTACAAGATGGGCAAAATGATATAATGAATATCATGGATATGATGCAATACCAAGATATTCACCGCCAAAAAATAGAGCGTGTTATAAATGTAATGCGTGCTCTTTCTAAATATATGAATAGCTTATTTGAGAGCAATATAGATGATAAATCTAGAGCTCCAAGTGCTGTTCACTTAGAGGGTGATAGAACAGATAATCTGATGAGTGATGATGATATAGAAGCACTAATCAACTCACTAGGCAAAAAATAATTTTTAGCTTTGTCTGGCACGTTATCTGCGCTAAAATCTCACTTCTCACTTCGCTTGACGCACCATCAGTGCGCCTGCGCTCGTGTTTGTGAGCTTTTAGCACATCTAGCGCACCATACTTAGCTAAAAAGTGTTTTTTAAG
Above is a genomic segment from Campylobacter magnus containing:
- a CDS encoding M50 family metallopeptidase codes for the protein MSSKLQSLLFALVLIASFYYWGAYFAATILALSFLIFFHELGHFIVAKLLGVAVNVFSVGFGAPVFERQFGSTKYRISAIWLGGYVQLKGQDDARPELKNYDKDSYNTLSPLGRIAVLFAGPAFNIILAFLLYIAVGVLGIEKLAPNIGQIVPNSPAINILQKGDKITAINGTAITHWDEIKPLLKTEPMSVEILRDGQKLSLNLTPKIMESKNIFGESVLTPMLGIGASGELVTLYFSGFELVNFALDETIKASKLIYQSLEKLVLGVVPINQLGGIVAMADITTKAAAISLSTLFIITALISVNLGILNLLPLPVLDGGHIVFNLYEMIFRRPVGERVFVVLSYGSMALLFSLMAFTIANDIYRLAGGYE
- the rpe gene encoding ribulose-phosphate 3-epimerase, with amino-acid sequence MYVAPSLLSADFGRLNDEIAAVCEAGADLLHLDIMDGHFVPNLTFGAPVMNAIKKAAKVPLDIHLMVENVDFFVDYFLDFKPKFLSFHIERATHPLRLIEHIRKAGVSPAVVLNPHTSLNTLEYILSEIDMVLLMSVNPGFGGQSFIQSSLAKIAALRAMIDESGAKCLIEVDGGVSGQNIAELDIAGVDIAVAGSFVFGSNDYAAAIKALKV
- a CDS encoding 3'-5' exonuclease, producing MIKLRKKQKVDKFANFIDILKKAPLSRDAFVQIAGRALGEYGFDVSEIENFFALGLELFEREGHVGLATAERLLGEQEFCVVDIETTGSVRSGQIIEIGAIKLKGGEKIGHFSTLVFAPQVPPVITELTGITSAMLVGAPSLAHALSEFRRFLGQAVFVAHNVSFDFGFISTSLVSLGQPPLFNRRLCTVELARRTIESERYGLDVLKELLGIKNTHHRAYSDAISAGQILLHGFKKLPDWVHTPEDLITFSKTAPSLQLEREEIREYVEF
- a CDS encoding DNA recombination protein RmuC; the encoded protein is MDNIFWIIVGIAFVTTSAFGAILLSFLALSSKEKRLCKEKEFFEHQNIALKVELEHERSVSASAEERHKKELSELNERLEKHFKSTVETAKAELLNINNEKIAKSSNELVSKALEGQIKPLRDEIAKYMSENLKLTTSFRENFDGLRAMSSELSKQANELATALKGNKKIAGNWGESQLDLVLENSGLVLNQNYQKQVLFDDSEGNRRYLDAVVDFGNGKKVVIDAKCSLVHYLEFANASDDESAKSAQKELVKDLRSHIDNLSSKDYQKYNQAYEYVFMFIPNENMLYAGLGGDEKLYQYAYEKGIFLTTPLTLLMALRTVYMCWQNLKIDANTKKIFEAAGGIYDKLFTFINKFETIGRDIAGISKHFDEAKSVLNEGKGNLSKRVNDLKFLGAKTTKELDTTKFDDEDEIVLGDNVERAELLAQNSKENSKENNEQNNA
- a CDS encoding asparaginase; its protein translation is MSKIMRKKICILNTGGTILAKGCENSCENDDKNGDENGYEAGGLGFLDVFGSILEQFKPDAKKSKKDHFVFADFSLDIITPFSIGSQDMDNAHLLRLGKEAIKASKKYDFIIITHGSDTLEESAFFLSLLKEIKIGVILTASMYPPNDKNYDGAANLEFALKSALKSDIKSVRVAMNGELLEPKKLIKFKSWGKDAFCQSLAFDIGILDFKPFSLPKALPKVAVIYADGQFYPSLYDLKSLKGVVLAGMGSGTLPKNAIKFFSKLKIPVVRSSRVAMSKITSKEVNDKKYGFINANHLSPAKAKVLLMLALSKKSKDIAKYFENF
- a CDS encoding protein phosphatase CheZ; the protein is MTQEELDALMAEADNIAEADDMPEADGATMDAPEQKKPAFSASEELDEDGFPKDYRVDAQKQWPPPPPSADHKMVQQLDDVTRDSEEKATQVLDMLDSINNLLMDGEEEATGIKDVLNSNIEIFEKLSAKFSHIPSFAEQKDKCQSALEALESIETKLQDGQNDIMNIMDMMQYQDIHRQKIERVINVMRALSKYMNSLFESNIDDKSRAPSAVHLEGDRTDNLMSDDDIEALINSLGKK